A window of Pusillimonas sp. DMV24BSW_D genomic DNA:
TTCATCAAGGAGAGCGTATTGGTCTTATCGGCAGAAACGGCGCCGGTAAATCTTCTTTGCTGAAACTCCTCGACGGTCGCGCCCAGCCCGACGACGGCGAAATTCAGCGCCTCGGCGGGTTAAGAATTGCAACCGTTGAGCAAGAGCCCGAACTTGGCGAACATAAAACCGTATTAGATGAAATCTGTGGTGAATTTGAACGAGACGAAGACTGGGCCCGTCCTGCTCGCGCCAAGGCGCTGATCAGCGAACTAGGCTTGCAAGAGTCAGCACTCATAGACGGCCTTTCGGGCGGGACCAGAAAGCGCATCGCGCTAGCCCGAGCCATGACACTTGAACCCGACTTGTTGCTTTTAGATGAGCCTACTAATCACTTGGACTTCGAAGGCATTACCTGGCTGGAGCAACGCTTGAAACGCGCTGCCTTCAGCATTGTGCTAATAACGCACGACCGTCGATTTCTTGACACCGTAACAACGCGCATTGTCGAGCTCGATCGAGGCAAACTCATCAGCTTTCCGGGCAATTTCACCCAATGGCAAGAACGTAAAGCAGAATGGCTTGAAGCCGAAATGCAACAGAATGCCAAGTTCGACAAGCTGTTGGCGCAGGAAGAGGTATGGATCAGAAAAGGCATTGAAGCCCGCCGTACACGCAACGAAGGACGCGTGCGACGACTCGAACAACTGCGACGGGAACGTGCGGCCCGTCGTGAACGCACTGGAAACGTTAACCTGGCCATTTCCGAAGGCCAGCGCTCCGGAAAAATTGTGGCCGAACTTGAACACGTTACTCACGGTTACCACGGGCGTACCTTAATCAACAACCTGTCCACAGTCATTTTGCGCAAGGACCGAATTGGCATCATTGGGCCAAATGGTGCGGGTAAAACAACTTTGCTGCGCATTCTTCTGGGTGAACTCAAACCTGATCAAGGCAGCGTGAAATCAGGCACAAACCTGAACATCGCTTACTTCGATCAAATGCGGGGACAACTCGACGAAACCGCAACCGTGGCCGACACCATTAGTCCGGGAAGCGAATGGGTTGAAATTGGGGATCAACGCAAACACATCATGTCGTATCTGGAAGACTTCCTGTTTCCCCCGGCTCGCGCACGATCGCCGGTTAGCAGCCTTTCGGGCGGCGAGCGAGCACGGCTGGTGCTGGCGCGACTTTTCGCAACCCCGTCAAACGTCCTGGTTCTCGACGAACCCACCAACGACCTCGACATCGAAACGCTCGAACTGCTGGAAGAACTTCTGCAGGACTACCCCGGTACGGTGCTTCTGGTCAGCCACGACCGTGTTTTTCTAAACAATGTCGTCACGCAAACAATCGTCAGTGAGCCGGACGGCCATTGGCAGGAATATGCCGGGGGATACGACGATTGGTTGGTGCAAAGCAACGTTAGCGCATCAAAGAACTCATCGCAGCCAGCCGTCAAGTCGCAAACGCAAACCGCTGACGACTCGAACCCGCATGGTCGCGAAGGCAAACCGCCCGGGAAGAAACCAGCCGCAAATCGAGCCAGTCGATTCACTGCCTGGGAAGAACAAGAACTCGAAGGGATCCCAGAAAAAATCGCCAAACTTGAAGCACGCCAAGCGGAACTGGGGAACACTTTAAGTGACCCCAAAACCTATGAGAGTACGCCGGACATTGCCATCGGCATCAATAACGAAATTACTGAAATCGACGATCAGTTAAGCCGACTGTTCGAACGCTGGGAAGAGCTGGAATCGAAAAAAGCCGGCACGCAGTAGCCAACGCCGAATCAGATGTATTCTGCGCCAGCAAAACGCCAGGGTAAAGTTTCACCAGCCGCCAACGGCACCAGTTCATCATCGCCCACACTAAGGGCATCGGGAATCGTGTAAGGAGCACGTTCCAACGTGATTTTTCGCTTGTTTACCGGAAGGCCATAAAACTTGGGTCCATTCAAACTGGCAAAGGCCTCAAGTTGATCAAGCTTACCCACCGATTCAAATGCGGTCGCATAAAGCGCCATTGCATAAGGGGCCGTATAGCAGCCTGCGCAGCCACACGCGCTCTCTTTCATCCCCCTTAGGTGCGGGGCGCTATCAGTGCCAAGGAAAAACCGGCCACTTCCACCTGTTGCCGCCTCAAGCAAAGCTTGCCTGTGAACCTCACGTTTCAAGACCGGCAGGCAATACATATGCGGACGGATTCCTCCATTAAACAA
This region includes:
- a CDS encoding ATP-binding cassette domain-containing protein, whose translation is MTATLITLANLQLAYGHHALLDHAELTIHQGERIGLIGRNGAGKSSLLKLLDGRAQPDDGEIQRLGGLRIATVEQEPELGEHKTVLDEICGEFERDEDWARPARAKALISELGLQESALIDGLSGGTRKRIALARAMTLEPDLLLLDEPTNHLDFEGITWLEQRLKRAAFSIVLITHDRRFLDTVTTRIVELDRGKLISFPGNFTQWQERKAEWLEAEMQQNAKFDKLLAQEEVWIRKGIEARRTRNEGRVRRLEQLRRERAARRERTGNVNLAISEGQRSGKIVAELEHVTHGYHGRTLINNLSTVILRKDRIGIIGPNGAGKTTLLRILLGELKPDQGSVKSGTNLNIAYFDQMRGQLDETATVADTISPGSEWVEIGDQRKHIMSYLEDFLFPPARARSPVSSLSGGERARLVLARLFATPSNVLVLDEPTNDLDIETLELLEELLQDYPGTVLLVSHDRVFLNNVVTQTIVSEPDGHWQEYAGGYDDWLVQSNVSASKNSSQPAVKSQTQTADDSNPHGREGKPPGKKPAANRASRFTAWEEQELEGIPEKIAKLEARQAELGNTLSDPKTYESTPDIAIGINNEITEIDDQLSRLFERWEELESKKAGTQ